A genomic region of Streptosporangium lutulentum contains the following coding sequences:
- a CDS encoding prolyl oligopeptidase family serine peptidase: MAWQEGDKERIVYPGARRQEVVEELHGRPVADPYRWLESGEGAECAAWLAAQGDLLAAHESTWPQRAMFHRVVAELAGNGAVAVPAVTPPLWRAGRRFFLHRAADQELPVLMVSADGGPPRALVDPLEVDPSGRTTLDAWRPSWTGDLLTYQLSYQGDEHPTLWVMDVSSGQTVDGPLVPGRATPTAWLADDDGFYYVTLAQARAPGAAPRRAAGLYQIGSGVVAPKRQVRLHRIGQDPDEDAVVFETSSSQLSVKISPEGRWLMLSCAPGAQSGNTLWLAGVPAGREHLLWPRLLHDGRADGTQAVLTFGPGGRVYAITDAGAPFGRLCAVDLRDPRAAAWRTLIAQDPPAVLTGCVPLHTPATGSGPDPDPDSGSGSGEAYLLLSRSRHGVAELSLHDGEGHMITEVPAPGPGSVTKLTAPARGGEDAWFSYSDFVTAPAVYRFNLRDRRCRPAVPVLVDSASPGADPRQPPPLIRQVTYTSPDGTPVQMYLILPAQTRLPASGPPAYGPRPTLLTAYGGFGASCLPAYSPTILAWVRAGGTYAIANVRGGGEYGTSWHAAGRGANKPNAFADFVAAARWLIDHRWTTPRQLAIKGASHSGLMVAAALTQNPELFAAAACSAAVLDMVRYPSFGLGPWWVAEFGDPGEADQFDTLLGYSPYHRVRPGVAYPAVLLTSPHHDTRVDSMHTRKMTAALQHASTSGKPVLLRYEEGVGHGPRAASRWSALQADILAFCAAHTGLGCPGTPALP; encoded by the coding sequence ATGGCATGGCAAGAGGGGGACAAGGAACGGATCGTCTACCCCGGGGCGCGACGTCAAGAAGTGGTCGAAGAACTGCATGGACGCCCGGTGGCCGATCCCTACCGCTGGCTGGAGTCGGGCGAAGGGGCCGAGTGCGCGGCATGGCTGGCCGCCCAGGGCGATCTTCTGGCGGCGCACGAGTCCACCTGGCCGCAGCGGGCCATGTTCCACCGGGTGGTCGCGGAGCTGGCCGGCAACGGCGCGGTGGCCGTTCCGGCGGTGACACCGCCGCTGTGGCGAGCCGGGCGTCGTTTCTTCCTCCACCGCGCGGCCGATCAGGAACTGCCCGTGCTGATGGTCTCCGCCGACGGCGGGCCGCCTCGTGCGCTGGTCGATCCCCTGGAGGTGGATCCGTCGGGACGCACGACGCTGGACGCCTGGCGGCCGTCGTGGACGGGCGACCTGCTGACCTACCAGCTCTCCTACCAAGGTGACGAGCACCCCACGCTGTGGGTGATGGACGTGTCCAGTGGCCAGACCGTCGACGGCCCGCTGGTTCCGGGCCGGGCGACGCCGACGGCGTGGCTGGCCGACGACGACGGGTTCTACTACGTGACCCTCGCCCAGGCCCGGGCCCCGGGCGCGGCGCCCCGGCGCGCGGCCGGGCTGTACCAGATCGGGTCCGGCGTCGTGGCGCCGAAACGCCAGGTCCGGCTGCACCGCATCGGCCAGGATCCCGACGAGGACGCGGTGGTCTTCGAGACCTCCTCCTCGCAACTGTCGGTCAAGATCAGCCCTGAGGGGCGGTGGCTGATGCTGAGCTGCGCGCCGGGAGCGCAGAGCGGCAACACGCTCTGGCTGGCCGGGGTGCCCGCCGGGCGAGAGCACCTCCTGTGGCCGCGTCTCCTTCACGACGGGAGAGCGGACGGCACTCAGGCGGTGCTCACCTTCGGCCCCGGCGGCCGGGTCTACGCGATCACCGATGCGGGTGCGCCGTTCGGCCGGTTGTGCGCCGTCGACCTGAGGGACCCCCGGGCCGCGGCATGGCGCACCCTGATCGCCCAGGACCCGCCCGCGGTGCTCACCGGCTGCGTGCCGCTCCACACCCCGGCCACGGGCTCCGGTCCCGATCCTGATCCCGACTCCGGTTCCGGTTCCGGTGAGGCCTATCTGCTGCTGAGCCGATCCCGCCACGGCGTGGCCGAGCTGTCCCTGCACGACGGCGAGGGCCACATGATCACAGAGGTGCCGGCGCCGGGCCCGGGGTCCGTCACCAAGCTCACCGCGCCTGCCCGCGGCGGCGAGGACGCGTGGTTCAGCTACAGCGACTTCGTCACCGCCCCGGCCGTCTACCGCTTCAACCTGCGCGACAGGCGCTGCCGGCCCGCCGTCCCCGTCCTCGTGGACTCGGCCTCTCCGGGGGCCGATCCGCGGCAACCGCCCCCGCTGATCCGTCAGGTCACCTACACCTCTCCCGACGGCACCCCGGTGCAGATGTATCTCATCCTCCCGGCGCAGACCCGGCTCCCGGCCTCCGGCCCCCCGGCGTACGGTCCCCGTCCGACGCTCCTGACCGCCTACGGCGGATTCGGAGCCTCCTGCCTTCCCGCCTACTCGCCCACGATCCTGGCGTGGGTGAGGGCCGGCGGAACCTACGCGATCGCCAACGTGCGCGGCGGCGGCGAGTACGGGACCAGCTGGCACGCCGCCGGTCGCGGCGCCAACAAACCGAATGCCTTCGCCGACTTCGTCGCCGCCGCCCGCTGGCTGATCGACCACCGGTGGACCACCCCGCGGCAACTCGCGATCAAAGGGGCCTCGCACAGCGGGCTCATGGTGGCCGCGGCCCTCACCCAGAACCCCGAGCTGTTCGCCGCCGCCGCCTGCTCCGCCGCGGTCCTGGACATGGTCCGCTACCCGAGCTTCGGCCTGGGCCCGTGGTGGGTCGCCGAGTTCGGCGATCCCGGTGAGGCCGACCAGTTCGACACCCTGCTCGGCTACTCCCCCTACCACCGGGTCCGGCCGGGCGTCGCCTACCCCGCGGTGCTCCTCACCAGCCCGCACCACGACACGCGCGTGGACTCCATGCACACTCGCAAGATGACCGCCGCCCTCCAGCACGCCAGCACCTCGGGCAAGCCCGTCCTGCTGCGCTACGAGGAAGGCGTCGGCCACGGACCACGTGCCGCCTCCCGCTGGAGCGCGCTGCAGGCCGACATCCTCGCCTTCTGCGCCGCCCACACAGGCCTGGGATGCCCCGGCACCCCTGCGCTGCCCTGA